The sequence TGGTTGGCCCTGTTCCTGGAAAATCCGTTTTAGTGCGTCTTCGACGCTGAGTTCTTTTGATGGACATTCCGCGAAAATGCGGCCTTCACTCATGAGATAGGCGCGGTGGGAAAGGTTGAGCACTTCCTCCAGTTCGGAAGAAATCAGCACGACACCGACCCCTTTCGTTGCCATCTCGACGATGAATTCATGAATACGGCGCCGCGCCCCGATGTCGACACCCCGGCTCGGCTCATCAAGAATGAGCAGCTTGGGCGTTTCGGCAGCCCATTTGGACAGAAGCACCTTCTGCTGGTTGCCGCCCGAATAGAAAGCGACTTCACCATCGACCTTTGATGGCACGATGCCGAAATGATCGATCATGCGACGGGCCCTTGCCCGCTCTCGACCCGGTGAGATGAAGCCGAACTTGCTGATGGCCCCGAGGGACGCCAGCGAAATGTTCGGGCGAGTCGTCTGGGTCAGGACCAGTCCCTGCTTGCGGCGATCTTCCGGCACAAAGGCGATGCCCTGTTTGATGGCCTTTGCCATCGTCAGGTCATGCTGTTGAGCACTGCGGATGATGTAGTCGCCGCTGGCGATCGGATCAGCACCAAACATGGCACGCCCGAGTTCGGTACGGCCCGAACCCACGAGGCCGACCAGACCGACGATCTCACCGGGACGCACCTTGAGGGAAATGTTGTTGAGGCCAGTATCGGTCGAGACATTGATCATCTCGATGACACTTGGCTGATGTGTTTCGGGAACAGGCGGAAGCTCCGGCCAGATGATCTCGGATGCCTGACCCAGCATGGAATCGACCAGAGACTGTTTGGTCTCTCCGGCGACATCATCGGTGCGCACCACTTCGCCGTCGCGCATGATGGTCACTCGATCGCAGTTGGCGAGAATATGGTCGAGGAAGTGACTGACATAGATGACCGTCACGCCCTGCCCTTTCAGGCGAGCGATCAGGCTGTGGAGCCGGTCTGCTTCGTCTTCGGTCAGGGAGGACGTCGGCTCGTCCATGATAATGACCTTTGCCTCACGGGCAATGGCGCGCATGATCTCGACCTTCTGACGCTCGGCAATGCGCATGTGCGCAACCTTGGTGTTGGGATCGAGACCGAAATCACAGGTTTTCTCGAGTTCGCGGAACCGTTCCAGATCACCTTTCACCAAAAGGCCTGCACGGTTGGTCTCAAGTCCGAGAAAGACGTTCTGGACGACATTGAGTTCGGGGACGAGCTGCAATTCCTGATGGATCATGGCAACGCCACGACCAAGTGCGTCGCGGGGAGAAAAACGGGAGACGACTTCACCAAAGATCTCAACACTGCCTTCATCGGCCGAATAATAGCCGCCGACGATCTTGCCAACGCTTGATTTGCCTGCACCATTCTCACCAACGAGGGCATGAACCTTGCCGCGTTCGAAATCGATGTTGATGTTGTTGAGGATGCGCGTGCCGCCGAAACTCTTGGCCACGGCCTTGACACGCACCGCAATGTCACTGTCGGACATGACGTACCTTTCTTCCGGGCGTGGTGCCGGATTGGCAGAGGCCTAAAGGCTCTGCCGGTCCTGACGGGAAATTGGGAGCCGGGCGGCTGCAGTTGCCCGGCTCACCGTTGTTCGGGCTTCAGACGGGGATTAACCCTGCCATTCGGCCACGAAGTCAGGATTTGCGTCGAGCCATTCCTTGGTCACGATGGCAGGAACGTCACGCAGAGAGGTTTCGTCAATCCAGGTCGGCACTTCTTCGCCGTTGAGGGATTTGACCATCGCGTCGAGAGCAGCAGCACCCATGGATTCAGGGAACTGGGCCAGAGACGCATCAAAGGTGCCGGCGCGGATGGCGTCGACCGTGATCTGATTGAGGCCACCACCGATCAGGTAGATCTTGGAAATATCAAGACCGGCGTCGTTGATGGCAATTTCGGCACCCATCAGATGCTGGTCAGCGTTGGAGAGAACAGCATCGATGTCCGGGTTGGCCTGCAGGATATCCTGCATGGCAACGAGGGAGGTATCCGGGCTGTAGTTGCCTTCGCCGGTTGCGACGATCTGGATGTTTTTGTGCTGACCGAGGACTTCCTTGAAGGTATCATTGCGCAGGTTGTCGAACGGGTAGATCAGCT is a genomic window of uncultured Cohaesibacter sp. containing:
- a CDS encoding sugar ABC transporter ATP-binding protein, whose translation is MSDSDIAVRVKAVAKSFGGTRILNNINIDFERGKVHALVGENGAGKSSVGKIVGGYYSADEGSVEIFGEVVSRFSPRDALGRGVAMIHQELQLVPELNVVQNVFLGLETNRAGLLVKGDLERFRELEKTCDFGLDPNTKVAHMRIAERQKVEIMRAIAREAKVIIMDEPTSSLTEDEADRLHSLIARLKGQGVTVIYVSHFLDHILANCDRVTIMRDGEVVRTDDVAGETKQSLVDSMLGQASEIIWPELPPVPETHQPSVIEMINVSTDTGLNNISLKVRPGEIVGLVGLVGSGRTELGRAMFGADPIASGDYIIRSAQQHDLTMAKAIKQGIAFVPEDRRKQGLVLTQTTRPNISLASLGAISKFGFISPGRERARARRMIDHFGIVPSKVDGEVAFYSGGNQQKVLLSKWAAETPKLLILDEPSRGVDIGARRRIHEFIVEMATKGVGVVLISSELEEVLNLSHRAYLMSEGRIFAECPSKELSVEDALKRIFQEQGQPAVSKAS